CTGCGAAATATATTTAGGTATAGCCTCAGGACGTAGCACTAGGGGGTAGAGCACTGATAGGGCTAGGGCCCCACACAGGGGTACCAAACCCTGTCAAACTCCGAATACCTAGTGTGGAATCCTGGGAGTCAGGCGTAGGGTGATAAAATCCTATGTCGAGAGGGGAACAACCCAGACTGCCGACTAAGGTCCCAAAGTTGTGACTAAGTGGAAAACGATGTGGGGCTGCTTAGACAACCAGGAGGTTGGCTTAGAAGCAGCCATCCTTTAAAGAAAGCGTAACAGCTCACTGGTCTAGCGGCCCTGCGCGGAAAATATAACGGGGCTAAGTCACACACCGAAGTCGCAGGTGCATACTGGTGTATGCGCGGTAGCAGAGCGTTCCAGTCAGCGGTGAAGCTGTACCGGTGAGGAGCAGTGGAGCGGCTGGAAGTGAGCATGCAGGCATGAGTAGCGATAAAAGTGGTGAGAATCCACTTCGCCGAAAGCCCAAGGTTTCCTACGCGATGCTCGTCAACGTAGGGTTAGTCGGGTCCTAAGCCGAGTCCGAGAGGGGTAGGCGATGGGAAATCGGTTAATATTCCGATACCTACTTACTACAAGGCGAAGGAGGGACGCTTAGGGCTAGCCGGGGTCACTGATGGAATAGTGGCTCGAAGGGTGTAGGCTGCTGGGTAGGCAAATCCGCCCAGCGATAGGCCGAGACCTGACAGGCCCCCAAAGCCCTTCGGGGCGGCGGGGGAACCGGTGATGCCGTCGAGCCGAGAAAAGCTTCTAAGCCGTTTGAGTAGTAAGTAGCCCGTACCGTAAACCGACACAGGTGGGCGGGATGAGTATTCTAAGGCGCGCGGAAGAACCCTGGTCAAGGAACTCTGCAAACTGGCACCGTATCTTCGGTATAAGGTGTGCCCGTAGTAGGTGAAGGCCCTTGCGGCTGGAGCCGAGGCGGGTCGCAGCGAAGCGCTCCATCCGACTGTTTATCAAAAACACAGCACTATGCTAACTCGTAAGAGGATGTATATGGTGTGACGCCTGCCCGGTGCCGGAAGGTTAAGGGGATTGGTTAGCCCTTTAGGGCGAAGCCATGAACCGAAGCCCCGGTAAACGGCGGCCGTAACTATAACGGTCCTAAGGTAGCGAAATTCCTTGTCGGTTAAATACCGACCTGCATGAATGGCGTAACGAGATGGGGGCTGTCTCGACCAGGGATCCGGTGAAATTGTAGTGGAGGTGAAAATTCCTCCTACCCGCGGAAAGACGGAAAGACCCCGTGGACCTTTACTACAGCTTGGTACTGCCATCGGGATGGGGATGTGCAGGATAGGTGGGAGGCTGAGAAGCCCGGGCGCCAGCTCGGGTGGAGCCGTCCTTGAGATACCACCCTTCCTCATTCTGGTGGCTAACTCGCGTGTGTTATCCACACGGAGGACAATGCCTGGCGGGTAGTTTGACTGGGGCGGTCGCCTCCTAAAGAGTAACGGAGGCTTACAAAGGTTGGCTCAAAGCGGTTGGAAATCGCTTGGAGAGTATAAAGGCATAAGCCAGCCTGACTGCGAGAGAGACAACTCGAGCAGAGACGAAAGTCGGTCTTAGTGATCCGGTGGTTCTGAGTGGAAGGGCCATCGCTCAAAGGATAAAAGGTACCCCGGGGATAACAGGCTGATCTCCCCCAAGAGCTCACATCGACGGGGAGGTTTGGCACCTCGATGTCGGCTCATCGCATCCTGGGGCTGGAGCAGGTCCCAAGGGTATGGCTGTTCGCCATTTAAAGCGGTACGCGAGCTGGGTTCAGAACGTCGTGAGACAGTTCGGTCCCTATCTTCCGTGGGCGTAGGAAGGCTGAGGAGAGCTGACCCTAGTACGAGAGGACCGGGTTGGACGTGCCACTGGTGTACCAGTTGTCCTGCCAAGGGCACCGCTGGGTAGCTATGCACGGAACGGATAACCGCTGAAGGCATCTAAGCGGGAAGCCGACTCCAAGATGAGCCTTCCCTGAAGGACGGTGGAAGACTACCACCTTGATAGGCTGGGTGTGTAAGCGCAGCAATGCGTTTAGCTGACCAGTACTAATAGTCCGTTTGGCTTACACGTTTTATATGCACCGCCGCCTTACTGAGCTACCACTCTTTTGCTGCGAACAATGAGTGATCTTTCAAACAAAACTTGTCAAGAGACAAGAGAATAGAGTCTTTTAACCCCAAAAGCCTCTCTTCTCTTGTCCTGGTGCCTATGGAGCGGAGGAAACGCCCAGATCCATTCCGAACCTGGAAGCTAAGCTCCGCATCGCTGATGATACTGCACCCCTCGGGTGTGGAAAAGTAGGTCGGCGCCAGGCAGAGATTATTTGTTTGTTTTTTCTCTTTTTTGAAGATTTCTTCATAGTTTTTCTTCTTGTTAAAAAATCCCCTATTTTGATTTTGTAATCTTGGTCTTTCGTTATTTTTAACATTTTTCTTACTTCTTATTCTTGAAAGCTCTTGTGTTGGGAATTTAGTTAAAACAAAGTTTTTTTATAAATCATACTATTTCCCATTCTCTAATTCCCAATACACCATTTGTCAACTTTTTTGTTATACAATAACGAAAACATTTTCAAAAGGTTTGGTATGCACCAACTGATACAAAGCATTAAAAACGAGGTGAAAAAGGTCGTTATCGGTCAGGAGCGAATGGTAGACGGGCTCATTCTTGGCCTTTTATGTGATGGTCATATTCTTTTAGAAGGTGTACCCGGTCTTGCAAAGACAACCACTGTCAATGCTCTAGCAAAAACACTCGGATTACAATTTAAACGTGTTCAATTCACTCCAGATTTACTTCCTAGCGATATTATCGGTACAGAGATTTATGATCCGGCCAAAAACGAATTTAAGATAAAAAGAGGCCCTGTTTTTACGAATTTGCTTCTTGCAGATGAAATCAACAGAGCACCAGCTAAAGTGCAATCAGCCCTACTTGAAGTGATGCAAGAGAGACAGGTAACGATCGGTGACGAGACGTTTACGATAGATCGCCCTTTTTTGGTCATGGCAACGCAAAACCCTGTTGAACAGGAGGGGGCATATAATCTCCCTGAAGCGCAACTTGATCGATTTATGATGAAGATAGTCGTAGGATACAACACAAAGGACGAAGAGCTTGAAATTGCAAGAAGAGTTGCAAACAATGCATTTGGAACTATAGAGAAAGTGGCATCAAAAGAGGATTTGGAGCTTTTAAAAGAGGAAGCCAAAAATATTCATGTGGATAAAGAGGTTGAAGAGTATATGGTTGATCTTGTTTTTGCAACAAGATATCCCGAAAATTATGGGTTAAAGGAGATCAAAAATTATATTGCTTTTGGTGCGAGCCCAAGGGCAAGCATCGATCTATTTAAAGCGACGAAAGCTCTTGCTTATATGCGGGGAAAAGATCATGTGACACCATTGGAAGTGGCGTATATTGCAAAAGAGGTTCTCAGACACAGAATCATTCTCAGTTATGAAGGAGAAGCGGAAGGGATATCTGCCGATACGATTGTAGAGAAAGTGTTGGAGGCTGTACCAATTCCATGATGGATAAACAAGTTAAAAAGCTTTTGATCAAAGCCAAAAAACAGGTTTTTACAGAGATTCCTGGCAATAATCCAAGCCTTTTTAAGGGTGAAGGGTTCGATTTTGTAGAACTTCGTGAATATCAACCCGGCGAGGATGTGAAAAAGATCGATTGGCTCGTGACTGCCAAGATGCAAAAGCCTTATGTGAAACTGTATCAGGAAGAGCGAGAATTGAATGTGGTTGTGGCTTTAATGATGAGTGGGAGTACCTATTTTGGAACAAAACGCTTCAAATATGAAACAATGGCCGAAACAGCAGCCCTTCTAGGATATGCAGCGATAAAAAATCAAGACAGTTTCAGTTATATTTTATATGCAGACAAAGAGTATGATGCCATTGCTCCTACAAAGCATCCTCAAGCAGTAGCAAGGTGTGTGGACCAAACACTCCATTTTGCATCATTGGGTAAAAGAGGTGATTTTGATGGTTTGACAAGACGTCTTTTTCGAATCAAAAGAAAATCGATTCTTTTTATTATCAGTGATTTTTTGGGTTCATTTGATTTGAAAGTTTTGGCCAAAAAACATGAAGTTGTAGCTATTGTGGTACGGGATCGATTTGAAGAGGATCCTGATCCTATCGGTTTTATGACGCTGATAGATCCAGAAACAAAAGAGAGTTTTCTGGTTGATTTTGAAGGGTTGACACTGAAAAATTATAAAAAAGAGATCAAAAAACGAGATTATATAATGTATGAACAGTTTAAAAAAAGCGGTATACGATTTACAAAGATTTATACGCATGAAGATCCGTTTATTAAACTTGTAAAACTATTTGGACAAAGATAATGCAAAAACTTCGAGATATCAAACCTATTGTAGAGATTCCCGATTACAGTTTTTGGATCTATTTTGCTTTTATTGTTGTTATAACGCTTTTGGCCGCGATTTTAGTGTATCAGATTGTCAAGCTTTTGAGTACAAAAAAGGTGAATAGAAGGAAAGAGATTTTGCAAATGTTGCGAAATCTTGATTGTAATGACAGTAAAAAGTGTGCCTATCTTCTTACAAAATATGGGAAATATCTTGTTACCGATGAAAGTAGGGCAAGGCTTTATGAAGACCTTGTAAAGAAATTAACACATTATAAATACAAAAAAAATGTCTCTACATTCCCTGAAGATCTCAAAAAAGAGATACGTCTTTTTTTGAGGGTACATGATGAGTAGTTTTGCATTTGAGAGGCCTTTATGGCTCTGGGTAATTCTTATTGTAATTTTTTGTGCGTTGAAATGTCGAGCCAAAGAGAGTGCTCTTATTTTCCCCCATATTGATATTTTGAAAAAAGCGGCAAACAAAA
This region of Nitratiruptor sp. YY08-10 genomic DNA includes:
- a CDS encoding MoxR family ATPase: MHQLIQSIKNEVKKVVIGQERMVDGLILGLLCDGHILLEGVPGLAKTTTVNALAKTLGLQFKRVQFTPDLLPSDIIGTEIYDPAKNEFKIKRGPVFTNLLLADEINRAPAKVQSALLEVMQERQVTIGDETFTIDRPFLVMATQNPVEQEGAYNLPEAQLDRFMMKIVVGYNTKDEELEIARRVANNAFGTIEKVASKEDLELLKEEAKNIHVDKEVEEYMVDLVFATRYPENYGLKEIKNYIAFGASPRASIDLFKATKALAYMRGKDHVTPLEVAYIAKEVLRHRIILSYEGEAEGISADTIVEKVLEAVPIP
- a CDS encoding DUF58 domain-containing protein: MMDKQVKKLLIKAKKQVFTEIPGNNPSLFKGEGFDFVELREYQPGEDVKKIDWLVTAKMQKPYVKLYQEERELNVVVALMMSGSTYFGTKRFKYETMAETAALLGYAAIKNQDSFSYILYADKEYDAIAPTKHPQAVARCVDQTLHFASLGKRGDFDGLTRRLFRIKRKSILFIISDFLGSFDLKVLAKKHEVVAIVVRDRFEEDPDPIGFMTLIDPETKESFLVDFEGLTLKNYKKEIKKRDYIMYEQFKKSGIRFTKIYTHEDPFIKLVKLFGQR